In a genomic window of Roseiflexus castenholzii DSM 13941:
- the mazG gene encoding nucleoside triphosphate pyrophosphohydrolase has translation MITLVGLGPGDPGLITRAAWEMISAARVLYLRTAVHPTVAALPPSVVVRAFDDLYEQAERFDEVYERIADELIARARGGEAVVYATPGDPLTAEATSRHLLRRARAQGVPARVVPGVSFVEPVCALLGVDPLEHGLQLLDALDLMVGDTTVDAPSWASLHGFTYTPPLLPFPLTPTRPALICQVYSRSVASHVKLSLLERYPVDHLVTLVRAAGVVDAEAAVELPLHTLDHRNDFDHLTSLFVPPLTPLADLRGPDGVAYVVARLLGPGGCPWDREQTPQSLRASLLEEVHEALEALDAGNDEALVEELGDVLINVLMLSEMARQAERFDAGEVFNAVAGKLIRRHPHVFGELDVAASDQVLHNWEAIKRAEHATKGVSRQSALDGIPPSLPALAAAQKVVSKAARAGFDAPEIDHAWDALAEELAELRAVTTDPAQAEAELGDLLLAVARLGWRLDVDAESALRAAVARFRRRFARLETLLNGRDLRSLSIDEKLALWERARDDG, from the coding sequence ATGATCACGCTTGTGGGGCTTGGTCCCGGCGATCCGGGCTTGATCACGCGCGCGGCGTGGGAGATGATTTCCGCAGCGCGCGTGCTCTATCTGCGCACCGCTGTGCATCCGACGGTCGCTGCGTTGCCGCCGTCGGTCGTCGTGCGCGCCTTTGACGATCTGTACGAACAGGCAGAGCGTTTCGACGAGGTGTATGAGCGGATCGCCGATGAACTGATCGCGCGCGCGCGCGGCGGTGAGGCCGTGGTGTATGCGACGCCGGGCGACCCGCTGACGGCGGAAGCCACATCGCGCCATCTGCTGCGCCGCGCGCGCGCGCAGGGCGTTCCGGCGCGGGTTGTCCCCGGCGTCAGTTTTGTCGAACCGGTCTGTGCGCTGTTGGGTGTCGATCCACTCGAACATGGGTTGCAATTGCTCGATGCGCTCGATCTGATGGTCGGCGACACAACGGTCGATGCGCCTTCGTGGGCGTCGCTCCACGGCTTTACGTACACGCCGCCGCTCCTGCCGTTTCCGCTGACGCCGACGCGCCCGGCGCTGATCTGTCAGGTCTACAGCCGGTCGGTCGCGTCACACGTCAAACTGTCGCTCCTGGAACGCTACCCGGTTGACCATCTGGTGACGCTGGTGCGCGCCGCCGGGGTCGTCGATGCGGAGGCGGCGGTTGAATTGCCGCTCCACACGCTCGACCATCGCAATGATTTCGATCACCTGACGAGTCTGTTTGTGCCGCCACTGACGCCCCTTGCCGACCTGCGCGGACCGGACGGTGTGGCATATGTCGTCGCGCGGTTGCTTGGTCCGGGCGGGTGCCCGTGGGATCGTGAGCAGACTCCGCAATCGTTGCGGGCATCGTTGCTCGAAGAGGTGCATGAGGCATTGGAGGCGCTCGATGCCGGCAACGACGAGGCGCTGGTCGAAGAACTGGGCGATGTGCTGATCAATGTGCTGATGCTGAGCGAAATGGCGCGTCAGGCAGAGCGCTTCGACGCTGGCGAGGTGTTCAATGCCGTGGCTGGCAAGTTGATCCGCCGCCATCCCCACGTCTTCGGCGAGCTGGATGTCGCAGCGAGCGATCAGGTCTTGCACAACTGGGAAGCGATCAAGCGCGCCGAGCATGCCACAAAAGGGGTGTCACGCCAGAGTGCGCTCGATGGCATTCCGCCATCATTGCCCGCGCTGGCAGCCGCGCAGAAGGTGGTGTCGAAGGCCGCCAGAGCCGGGTTCGATGCGCCGGAGATTGACCACGCCTGGGATGCCCTGGCGGAAGAACTTGCCGAACTACGCGCCGTCACAACCGATCCTGCGCAGGCGGAAGCAGAATTGGGCGATCTGCTCCTGGCGGTTGCCCGTCTGGGGTGGCGGCTCGATGTGGATGCGGAAAGTGCGTTGCGCGCAGCGGTTGCGCGTTTTCGGCGCCGCTTCGCGCGCCTTGAAACGTTGCTCAACGGGCGCGATCTTCGCTCTCTGAGCATCGACGAAAAACTGGCACTGTGGGAACGCGCGCGTGACGATGGCTGA
- a CDS encoding DUF951 domain-containing protein, translating into MPKPLLDIRVGDVVQMRKPHPCGGDTWQVVRIGAEIGIRCLTCHRKVMLLRSDFERRLKRIVERAT; encoded by the coding sequence ATGCCAAAACCATTGCTCGACATTCGTGTTGGCGATGTTGTTCAGATGCGCAAGCCGCATCCGTGCGGCGGCGACACATGGCAGGTCGTGCGGATTGGCGCGGAAATTGGCATTCGTTGCCTCACCTGCCACCGAAAAGTGATGCTGTTGCGCTCTGATTTCGAGCGTCGGCTCAAACGCATCGTTGAGCGTGCAACGTAG
- a CDS encoding NfeD family protein → MPANCSSHQRSGMLIAALAIALLLLVWPAGSARAQQSGGPLYLIEVSGIVSAPTIDYLRRAVQIAEASSADALIISYSSTGGVLRDVRVFAAEVAQARVPIVVFITPRGTQAGPAGALFVTAAHISALSPDTSFGSPFPLAQVDDTLSQQTRDLLLDNVSSQMRKWNETRGRNAEWIDRAVREGVILNNQQAISLDPPAIDLVAADLRELLTLIDGRIVTLDDGRVVRISSIGRMPTPIEPTLFESLRLALTDPTVAFALLVLGSMAIYLELNTPGIGLFAGAGFLLLLGAAAGFLALPVLWWAMTLVILGLVLIGAEFVAPTHGGLMITGLVMLGIGGGNLIDATQAPGAGVAWWALLIVIGGIAATAALGLALALRSRKRPAAIGTEALVGRLAQVRRRLDPRGMVFVEGALWQAISETDPVEVGDWVRVVAVHNLQLIVRPLESEESTTREAQPPSTGRVV, encoded by the coding sequence ATGCCTGCAAACTGCTCCTCTCATCAGCGCAGCGGCATGCTGATTGCAGCGCTGGCGATTGCGCTGCTGCTCCTCGTCTGGCCCGCTGGAAGCGCGAGAGCGCAACAGAGCGGGGGCCCGCTGTACCTGATTGAAGTCAGTGGTATCGTTAGCGCACCGACGATTGATTATCTGCGACGAGCCGTGCAGATTGCGGAAGCGTCGAGCGCCGACGCGCTGATTATTTCGTACAGCAGCACCGGCGGCGTCCTTCGCGATGTGCGCGTCTTCGCGGCAGAAGTTGCTCAGGCGCGCGTGCCGATCGTGGTCTTCATTACTCCGCGGGGAACGCAGGCGGGTCCGGCCGGCGCTTTGTTCGTCACTGCTGCACACATCAGCGCCCTTTCGCCCGATACCAGTTTCGGCAGTCCTTTCCCGCTGGCGCAGGTGGACGATACGCTGAGCCAGCAAACGCGCGACCTTCTTCTCGATAATGTCAGTTCGCAAATGCGGAAATGGAATGAAACCCGTGGGCGGAACGCGGAATGGATCGACCGTGCGGTGCGTGAGGGGGTCATCCTCAACAATCAGCAGGCGATCAGCCTTGATCCTCCCGCAATTGACCTGGTGGCCGCCGATCTGCGTGAATTGCTGACGTTGATCGATGGGCGGATTGTCACCCTCGATGATGGTCGTGTGGTGCGTATTTCGTCCATCGGTCGCATGCCAACCCCAATCGAGCCGACCCTTTTCGAGAGCCTGCGCCTGGCGCTGACCGATCCGACTGTCGCGTTTGCGCTGCTGGTGCTCGGGTCGATGGCGATCTATCTTGAGTTGAACACGCCGGGGATCGGATTGTTCGCCGGCGCCGGGTTTCTGCTGCTGCTAGGCGCGGCTGCCGGGTTTCTTGCGCTTCCGGTGTTGTGGTGGGCAATGACATTGGTGATCCTTGGTCTGGTGCTGATCGGTGCTGAGTTTGTAGCGCCGACTCATGGCGGTTTGATGATCACAGGTCTGGTGATGCTCGGTATTGGCGGAGGAAATCTGATCGATGCGACACAGGCGCCCGGCGCCGGAGTCGCCTGGTGGGCGCTGTTGATCGTGATCGGCGGGATCGCGGCCACTGCTGCGCTGGGGTTGGCGCTTGCCCTGCGCAGTCGCAAACGTCCGGCAGCCATTGGAACCGAGGCGCTGGTGGGGCGCCTGGCGCAGGTGCGGCGGCGACTGGATCCGCGCGGGATGGTGTTTGTCGAAGGTGCGTTGTGGCAGGCGATCAGTGAGACCGATCCGGTGGAAGTTGGCGATTGGGTGCGCGTGGTCGCGGTGCATAACTTGCAGTTGATTGTGCGACCGCTCGAAAGCGAGGAGTCAACGACCCGCGAAGCGCAACCTCCTTCTACAGGACGTGTCGTCTAG
- a CDS encoding slipin family protein, protein MGSGALFLCLGVLLFAVLMIGFSAVKIVPEYERGVVFRLGRLVGARGPGLFFLIPIIERMVRVDQRVITMDVPPQEVITLDNVTIKVNAVLYFMVVDPEKAIVKVMDYIRATMQIAQTTLRSVVGQVELDELLARRESINERLQRIIDEQTEPWGVKVTIVEVKDVELPQGMQRAMAKQAEAEREKRAKIIHADGELAASRMLAEAATVIASEPVTLQLRYLQTLTEIAVEKNSTIIFPLPVDTIKIFMDGLEQARRNGVAPVVRREDVSEQPREHDGQAA, encoded by the coding sequence ATGGGTTCTGGAGCGCTTTTTTTGTGTCTCGGCGTTCTTCTGTTCGCCGTGTTGATGATCGGCTTTTCCGCCGTCAAGATTGTGCCGGAGTATGAGCGCGGCGTTGTCTTTCGACTCGGGCGATTGGTCGGCGCACGCGGACCGGGATTGTTCTTTCTGATTCCGATCATCGAGCGCATGGTGCGGGTCGATCAGCGCGTTATTACGATGGATGTGCCGCCGCAGGAGGTTATCACGCTCGATAACGTGACGATCAAGGTCAATGCAGTGCTCTACTTCATGGTGGTCGATCCCGAAAAGGCGATTGTGAAGGTGATGGACTATATTCGGGCGACCATGCAGATCGCGCAGACGACGCTGCGCAGTGTGGTCGGGCAGGTTGAACTCGACGAACTGCTGGCGCGTCGTGAGTCGATCAATGAGCGGTTGCAGCGCATTATCGATGAGCAGACCGAGCCATGGGGCGTCAAAGTCACGATTGTCGAAGTGAAGGATGTCGAGTTGCCGCAGGGGATGCAGCGCGCGATGGCGAAGCAGGCGGAGGCCGAGCGTGAAAAGCGCGCGAAGATCATCCACGCCGACGGTGAACTGGCTGCGTCGCGCATGCTCGCCGAGGCGGCCACAGTGATCGCCAGTGAGCCGGTGACGCTCCAGTTGCGCTATCTGCAAACACTGACCGAAATCGCCGTCGAGAAGAACAGCACGATCATTTTCCCGCTGCCGGTTGATACCATCAAAATCTTTATGGATGGTCTCGAACAGGCGCGACGTAATGGTGTTGCGCCGGTGGTGCGCCGTGAAGATGTGAGTGAACAACCGCGTGAGCACGATGGTCAGGCAGCGTGA
- a CDS encoding tetratricopeptide repeat protein — MATAPGADYAAMLKRWLSQILWIAPEGVIIALLLAINAIVPSIWIGAGMTLLVVTFISRITALYLTSRALFQARWEAADALATVASMLHPWSPDALALRGAIALARSDSATAVRLLQRAQRLAPNRSAITAALSGAYLEEGEPQAAAVAARRALELDPANAAAHLHLAQALAAIGARAELIEDQLRAGLAHHPEPDAEASLRCALAHHLAQEERWAEAALALSAARAVLPHCSAAQRAIVSQRIAEIDRAIHSAREDHAA, encoded by the coding sequence ATGGCAACCGCTCCAGGCGCTGACTATGCTGCGATGCTGAAACGCTGGCTGTCGCAGATACTGTGGATCGCCCCTGAAGGTGTCATCATCGCGCTCCTGCTCGCAATCAACGCCATTGTCCCATCGATCTGGATCGGAGCAGGAATGACCCTGCTGGTCGTAACCTTCATCAGCCGCATAACGGCGCTCTATCTAACCAGCCGCGCCCTCTTTCAGGCGCGCTGGGAGGCTGCCGACGCGCTGGCGACCGTGGCGTCCATGCTGCATCCCTGGTCGCCGGATGCGCTGGCGTTGCGCGGCGCCATTGCGCTGGCGCGCAGCGATAGCGCCACAGCAGTACGGTTGTTGCAACGCGCGCAGCGTCTGGCGCCGAACCGATCAGCAATCACCGCAGCCCTGAGCGGCGCTTACCTCGAAGAGGGAGAACCGCAGGCAGCAGCAGTCGCCGCGCGTCGAGCGCTGGAGTTGGATCCAGCGAATGCCGCAGCGCACCTGCATCTGGCACAGGCGCTGGCTGCCATCGGCGCGCGCGCCGAACTGATCGAGGATCAACTGCGCGCAGGGCTGGCGCACCACCCGGAGCCGGACGCCGAGGCGTCGCTGCGTTGCGCACTGGCGCATCATCTGGCGCAGGAGGAGAGATGGGCGGAAGCGGCGCTGGCGCTCAGCGCCGCGCGCGCAGTGTTGCCCCATTGCAGCGCCGCACAACGCGCGATTGTGAGTCAACGCATTGCAGAGATTGACCGGGCCATTCACTCAGCGCGTGAAGATCACGCTGCCTGA
- a CDS encoding glycosyltransferase: protein MNILFISAYVPSAIRVRPYGFIRALARRGHHITLVCGANADDRPALSALREVCARIVTVHMGKAEMLWNALRALPGDLPLQAALSFGQRMLEAVRTEDRSNRYDIAHIEHMRASALGYALLRTPAVLDSVDSISLLFERALRGSPSLKSRMLALIDLARTRAYEARYTRHFEQVIVSSPEDAWALRTLRRHLRPHPQPEPQRWCDSATNHNVHDAITVVPNGVDLDYFAPQPIARESATIVFSGKMSYHANEAAALHLVRDIMPLVWERRPEIRVVIAGSAPPPSVRALATDRRVTVTGYLDDLRPAIAGATLAVAPLRYGVGIQNKVLEAMAMATPVVAARHAARALHAVEGRDLLLAEHPREYADAIFRLMEDPQRAAAIGASGRRYVEQHHTWDAAAGRLETVYSTAIEQFNDVTRLSQTADERVAHPIGR from the coding sequence ATGAATATTCTGTTTATCTCCGCATATGTTCCATCCGCCATTCGGGTACGGCCATACGGCTTCATTCGCGCACTGGCAAGGCGCGGTCATCACATCACGCTGGTGTGCGGCGCCAATGCCGATGACAGACCGGCGCTCAGCGCGCTGCGTGAGGTATGCGCGCGGATCGTGACGGTTCACATGGGCAAAGCCGAAATGCTCTGGAATGCACTGCGCGCACTACCCGGCGACCTGCCGCTTCAGGCGGCGCTCAGTTTCGGTCAACGCATGCTGGAAGCGGTGCGCACTGAAGATCGCAGCAACCGGTACGACATTGCCCACATTGAGCATATGCGGGCATCAGCACTGGGGTATGCGCTTCTGCGCACACCCGCCGTGCTCGACTCGGTGGACAGCATCAGTCTCCTGTTCGAGCGCGCGCTTCGTGGCAGCCCATCACTCAAGAGCCGCATGCTCGCACTGATCGATCTGGCGCGCACTCGCGCTTATGAGGCGCGATACACCCGCCATTTCGAGCAGGTTATCGTGTCATCGCCGGAGGATGCCTGGGCATTGCGCACTCTCCGCCGACACCTGCGCCCACACCCTCAACCCGAACCGCAGCGCTGGTGCGACAGCGCCACCAACCATAACGTCCATGATGCCATCACGGTCGTGCCCAACGGCGTCGATCTGGACTATTTCGCTCCCCAACCGATTGCGCGCGAGAGCGCAACAATCGTCTTCAGCGGCAAGATGAGTTACCACGCCAATGAAGCCGCCGCGCTCCACCTGGTGCGCGACATTATGCCACTGGTCTGGGAGCGCCGCCCCGAAATACGTGTGGTGATCGCCGGAAGCGCGCCACCGCCATCGGTGCGGGCGCTGGCAACCGACCGACGCGTGACCGTGACCGGCTACCTGGACGATCTGCGTCCGGCGATTGCCGGCGCAACGCTGGCTGTCGCCCCGCTCCGCTACGGCGTTGGCATTCAAAACAAAGTGCTCGAAGCCATGGCAATGGCAACGCCGGTCGTTGCCGCGCGGCATGCAGCGCGCGCGCTGCATGCCGTAGAAGGACGCGACCTGCTGCTGGCAGAACATCCGCGCGAGTACGCCGACGCCATCTTTCGCCTGATGGAAGACCCGCAGCGCGCCGCTGCCATTGGCGCGTCTGGAAGGCGATATGTCGAACAGCACCACACCTGGGACGCCGCAGCCGGGCGATTGGAGACCGTCTACAGCACCGCCATTGAACAGTTCAACGATGTGACAAGGCTCAGCCAGACGGCAGATGAGCGCGTTGCTCACCCGATAGGAAGATAA
- a CDS encoding glycosyltransferase family 4 protein — protein MNILLLTQIVPYPPDSGPKVKTYHLLRHLAARYRVTLVCFTRNAQEEADANILRNLVAEVHTVPLRRSTVRNALTLAGSLVRGRSWIIERDDSATMHRLLTRLVREAEIAGRPYDLVHADQLNMAQFAEPLPLPRLLDEHNAVWTVFRRVAAQERGLKRLLWEREWRQLRTYEGRVCREFEAVTAVSHEDRQALIDAMGIERHIPVIPIAVDAEREQPIARQPDARGILSLATMMWPPNVDGVLWFARSIYPLIKQQVEGVRFFIVGQRPVPEVRALPEQDPTIEVTGYVPDPTPYIAASACLIVPLRSGGGMRVKILEALARGIPVVSTTIGYEGIDLVPGEHLLVGDTPEAFADAVVRLLRDPDFGAQLAASGRRRLLERYDWRAVCPAMDRVYERMKNQEPRTKNQEPRTKNQEPETENCKPIQSAEEG, from the coding sequence ATGAACATTCTCCTGCTGACCCAGATCGTTCCCTACCCGCCCGACAGCGGTCCGAAAGTCAAGACGTACCACCTGCTGCGACATCTGGCAGCGCGCTACAGGGTCACACTCGTCTGCTTCACGCGCAATGCCCAGGAAGAAGCCGATGCCAACATCCTGCGCAACCTGGTTGCCGAAGTTCACACCGTACCGCTTAGGCGATCCACTGTTCGGAATGCGCTGACTCTGGCGGGCAGCCTGGTGCGCGGACGCTCATGGATCATCGAACGGGATGATAGCGCCACTATGCATCGGTTGCTGACACGCCTGGTGCGCGAAGCGGAGATCGCCGGACGACCGTATGACCTGGTGCATGCGGATCAACTCAACATGGCGCAGTTTGCCGAACCGTTGCCGTTGCCGCGCCTGCTCGACGAACACAACGCCGTGTGGACAGTCTTTCGCCGGGTAGCGGCACAGGAACGGGGTCTCAAGCGGCTCCTCTGGGAACGTGAGTGGCGTCAGTTGCGCACCTACGAGGGACGGGTCTGCCGCGAGTTCGAGGCGGTCACAGCCGTCAGTCACGAGGATCGTCAGGCATTAATCGACGCGATGGGGATAGAGCGCCATATTCCGGTCATTCCGATTGCCGTCGATGCCGAACGGGAACAGCCAATTGCGCGTCAGCCGGATGCGCGTGGCATCCTCAGCCTGGCGACGATGATGTGGCCCCCGAATGTCGATGGCGTGCTCTGGTTTGCCCGCAGTATCTACCCGCTGATCAAACAACAGGTTGAAGGAGTGCGCTTCTTTATCGTCGGGCAGCGCCCCGTACCAGAAGTGCGCGCACTGCCAGAACAAGATCCGACGATTGAGGTGACCGGCTACGTGCCAGACCCCACGCCATACATCGCCGCCTCTGCCTGCCTGATCGTTCCCTTGCGCAGCGGCGGCGGCATGCGCGTGAAAATCCTCGAAGCGCTGGCGCGCGGCATTCCGGTCGTTTCGACCACAATTGGCTACGAAGGGATCGACCTGGTTCCCGGCGAACATCTGCTGGTCGGCGACACACCAGAGGCGTTCGCCGATGCAGTCGTTCGCCTGCTGCGCGACCCGGACTTCGGCGCGCAACTGGCGGCATCCGGGCGTCGGCGCCTGCTCGAACGCTACGACTGGCGCGCTGTGTGCCCGGCAATGGATCGGGTGTATGAGCGGATGAAGAACCAAGAACCAAGAACCAAGAACCAAGAACCAAGAACCAAGAACCAAGAACCGGAAACTGAGAACTGCAAGCCTATCCAAAGCGCCGAAGAGGGCTGA
- the larB gene encoding nickel pincer cofactor biosynthesis protein LarB → MTSAREYLERFANLDLGRAARSGVPEVVLAEGKTAEQTMAIARRMLDQVGRVLISRVSPEVRAALQEAFADTVEWTVYSEGRTLTLSKPGIAPPQRGGRVGVLTAGTGDLPVAEEAIALCIEMGCAIWRASDVGVAGLHRLFEPLRAMLDAPVDVIIVAAGMDGALPSVVAGLVDVPVIGLPTSVGYGFGGGGVGALTSMLQTCAPGLAVVNIDNGIGAGAIAGRIANRAADARRLR, encoded by the coding sequence ATGACCTCCGCGCGCGAGTATCTTGAACGGTTCGCCAATCTCGATCTGGGGCGCGCTGCGCGGAGCGGCGTGCCGGAGGTTGTGCTCGCCGAGGGTAAAACCGCTGAACAAACCATGGCCATTGCCCGGCGCATGCTCGATCAGGTTGGGCGCGTGCTGATCAGTCGCGTGTCGCCGGAGGTGCGAGCGGCGTTGCAGGAGGCGTTTGCCGACACGGTTGAGTGGACGGTCTATAGCGAAGGACGCACCCTGACGCTCAGTAAACCGGGAATTGCCCCGCCGCAGCGTGGTGGGCGCGTCGGCGTGCTGACCGCCGGAACCGGCGATCTGCCGGTTGCCGAAGAGGCTATCGCGCTGTGCATCGAAATGGGATGCGCAATCTGGCGCGCCAGTGATGTCGGCGTCGCGGGTCTGCACCGTTTGTTCGAGCCACTGCGTGCTATGCTCGACGCACCGGTCGATGTGATCATTGTCGCTGCCGGAATGGACGGCGCGCTGCCGTCGGTGGTGGCGGGTCTGGTCGATGTGCCGGTCATCGGATTGCCGACGTCGGTCGGGTACGGTTTTGGCGGCGGCGGCGTCGGCGCGTTGACGAGCATGCTGCAAACCTGCGCTCCCGGGCTTGCCGTTGTCAACATCGACAACGGTATTGGCGCCGGGGCGATTGCCGGGCGGATCGCCAATCGAGCGGCGGATGCCCGCAGGCTGAGATGA
- the larE gene encoding ATP-dependent sacrificial sulfur transferase LarE produces the protein METTLEFKYEHLQAILREIGSALIAFSGGVDSTLLLKVAHDTLGERAIAATADSETYPREELEQARALATLIGCRHIVVCTNELSDEHYARNQPDRCYYCKRTLFTELQPLAAELGVAAILYGAMADDIGTHRPGHRAAMEFAVRSPLIEAGLGKQEIRELARRLGLPNWNKPSYACLSSRIAYGERVTADKLRVLDEAERFLRHLGFTQLRVRHHDTIARIEVPSEDLPAVIEQRDAIVARLKALGYVYVTLDLQGFRSGSMNEARRSSLADIALIE, from the coding sequence ATGGAGACAACACTTGAGTTCAAATATGAACATCTCCAGGCGATCCTGCGCGAGATCGGTTCGGCGCTGATCGCATTCTCCGGCGGCGTCGATAGTACGCTGCTGCTGAAGGTGGCGCACGATACGCTCGGTGAGCGCGCCATTGCCGCCACTGCCGATTCCGAGACCTACCCACGCGAGGAACTCGAACAGGCGCGCGCCCTGGCGACGTTGATCGGTTGCCGCCATATCGTGGTATGCACCAATGAGTTGTCCGACGAACACTATGCGCGCAACCAGCCGGACCGCTGCTACTACTGCAAGCGCACGCTGTTCACCGAACTCCAACCACTGGCTGCCGAACTTGGCGTTGCCGCTATCCTCTATGGCGCGATGGCAGACGACATCGGCACACATCGCCCAGGTCACCGTGCGGCGATGGAGTTTGCTGTGCGCAGCCCGCTGATCGAAGCCGGGCTGGGAAAACAAGAAATCCGTGAACTGGCGCGGCGGCTTGGATTGCCAAACTGGAACAAGCCGTCGTATGCCTGTCTCTCGTCACGGATCGCCTATGGCGAACGGGTGACCGCCGATAAATTGCGAGTTCTCGACGAAGCCGAACGTTTCCTGCGTCACCTGGGGTTCACCCAGTTGCGTGTCCGCCACCACGACACGATTGCGCGCATCGAGGTTCCATCCGAAGACCTGCCTGCGGTTATCGAGCAGCGCGACGCCATTGTGGCGCGCCTGAAGGCGTTGGGGTATGTTTATGTCACTCTCGATCTTCAGGGATTCCGCAGCGGCAGCATGAACGAAGCGCGCCGGTCGTCGCTCGCTGATATTGCGTTGATTGAATAG
- a CDS encoding BMP family ABC transporter substrate-binding protein, with amino-acid sequence MKRPVSLIILLLVSVLIAACGGQQTVTPTTAPTGATAAPARPTEADCPKPEVLCVGLVTDVGEIDDKSFNQSAWEGVKRAEAELGAIVNYVETKDAKDYDANIALFTEKGYDVIVTVGFALGEATAKAAAENPNVKFIGVDQFQATEIPNVAGLIFAEDKAGFLAGVLAAEMSKSNKIAAVLGTNLVPPVVAFKEGYENGAKYVKPDIQVISTYHPGGLDTAFTDPKWGADQAKLAIDQGADVIFGAGGKTGNGALIETAANQGVYCIGVDTDQWETVPEARPCLISSAMKLITPGVFDLIKKAQEGAFPSGNYVGEVGLAPFHDFDAQIPAEVKAKIAEIDKGLRDGSISTGYTP; translated from the coding sequence ATGAAACGGCCGGTTTCTCTCATCATCCTGCTGCTCGTCTCGGTGTTGATTGCCGCATGTGGCGGGCAGCAGACAGTCACCCCAACGACCGCCCCCACCGGCGCAACTGCCGCGCCGGCCAGACCCACTGAAGCAGATTGCCCCAAACCCGAAGTTCTGTGTGTCGGTCTCGTGACCGACGTGGGCGAGATCGACGACAAGAGCTTCAACCAGTCCGCCTGGGAAGGGGTCAAGCGCGCCGAAGCCGAATTGGGCGCGATCGTCAACTATGTCGAGACAAAAGACGCCAAGGATTATGATGCGAACATCGCGTTGTTCACCGAGAAGGGGTACGATGTGATCGTTACCGTTGGCTTTGCGCTCGGCGAAGCGACGGCGAAGGCTGCGGCGGAGAATCCGAATGTGAAGTTCATTGGCGTCGATCAGTTCCAGGCAACGGAAATTCCGAATGTTGCGGGCCTGATCTTCGCTGAGGACAAGGCGGGTTTCCTGGCGGGCGTGCTTGCAGCGGAAATGTCGAAGAGCAACAAGATCGCCGCTGTGCTCGGCACCAACCTGGTTCCGCCGGTTGTCGCCTTCAAGGAAGGGTACGAGAATGGCGCGAAGTATGTCAAGCCCGATATCCAGGTGATCTCGACCTACCATCCGGGTGGTCTCGATACGGCGTTCACCGACCCGAAGTGGGGCGCCGACCAGGCAAAACTGGCGATTGACCAGGGCGCCGATGTGATCTTCGGCGCTGGCGGCAAGACTGGCAACGGCGCGCTGATCGAGACGGCAGCCAACCAGGGGGTGTACTGCATCGGTGTCGATACCGATCAGTGGGAGACGGTGCCGGAGGCTCGCCCGTGCCTGATCTCGAGCGCAATGAAACTGATTACGCCGGGTGTGTTCGACCTGATCAAGAAGGCGCAGGAAGGCGCGTTCCCTTCTGGCAATTATGTCGGTGAAGTCGGGCTGGCGCCGTTCCACGACTTCGATGCCCAGATCCCGGCTGAGGTGAAAGCGAAGATCGCCGAGATCGACAAAGGCCTGCGCGATGGTTCAATTTCGACGGGATATACTCCGTAG